A genome region from Bdellovibrionota bacterium includes the following:
- a CDS encoding flagellar basal body-associated FliL family protein: MKKMVKLGFVGINVASMCVGLGLVYASTMGGESPVIREEQEIKKLEEARDKRDETPHVYTMDKFTVNLDGYPRRIVQTEINLELLDKTGYEQVIRLGSKGRDAVVRILNGKQFDDIETLQGKLRLKEQISTTLNDLMVDGVIKNVYFTELIVK; this comes from the coding sequence ATGAAAAAAATGGTTAAACTAGGTTTTGTCGGAATAAATGTGGCATCAATGTGTGTGGGCCTAGGTCTTGTGTATGCTTCAACCATGGGTGGAGAATCTCCAGTCATCAGAGAAGAGCAAGAAATCAAAAAACTAGAGGAAGCCCGAGATAAAAGGGATGAAACTCCCCACGTCTACACAATGGATAAATTTACGGTGAATCTTGATGGATACCCAAGAAGAATCGTGCAGACGGAAATCAACCTAGAACTCTTAGATAAAACCGGATACGAACAAGTTATTAGATTGGGATCAAAAGGCAGAGATGCTGTCGTTAGAATCCTAAATGGAAAGCAGTTTGATGATATCGAAACCCTTCAAGGCAAGCTCCGTCTGAAGGAGCAAATCTCGACCACTCTGAATGACCTTATGGTTGATGGGGTGATCAAGAATGTTTACT